A genomic window from Leptospira fletcheri includes:
- a CDS encoding EAL domain-containing protein, giving the protein MAIKVEGEMTNSQNFRLRSFDFGDLEQFKTVFINENRGKPIFLLRFQNISTISLVEFIQLIPQKIAETDPTHQDSLRYYTYGDKKNLLIGVAPVEQSNFENQTNFDAAIGRFHDGAVRNGSLNFDFGIGRTQCNFISYVEEIFRELDSSSLKNLKDNLVRWSWTYLNRVNDYFASDRADAVIQPIIHYNHRDHTFSMKGGEVFVGGVAYAGYADLIRDIPHDQDLNRIELLILEKLIMSCNGSPGLLKFNISPQTLIDTFDTDEKVTRFHELLLKQNLNPQNIRMELIEKPYEEGEATLKSVCRRFWNFGISFAADDFGVKSQSHQVVLDLGEMIKEFKLDPISFKFKADQDLTKFLDNLAFIDYCRRLSDNREAIITAEALEDLDSLNFLITHQVYYFQANLFCRKIRIQEYKDRFKEMQKLPEAAVTKILGSSELTQRLKETGNIFSLAKEVSLA; this is encoded by the coding sequence ATGGCGATAAAAGTCGAAGGCGAAATGACAAATTCCCAGAACTTCAGGCTAAGGTCTTTCGATTTTGGGGACTTAGAACAGTTTAAAACCGTTTTCATCAACGAAAATCGGGGCAAACCGATTTTCCTGTTACGGTTTCAGAATATCTCCACCATTTCTTTGGTGGAATTCATACAGTTGATTCCGCAGAAAATCGCGGAAACGGATCCCACCCATCAGGACTCCCTGAGATATTATACATACGGAGACAAAAAGAATTTATTGATCGGAGTCGCTCCCGTGGAGCAATCGAACTTCGAAAATCAAACCAATTTCGACGCAGCCATCGGTAGATTTCACGACGGTGCGGTCCGGAATGGAAGTTTGAATTTCGATTTCGGAATCGGACGGACCCAGTGTAATTTTATTTCCTATGTGGAGGAAATCTTCCGGGAATTGGATTCCTCTTCCCTCAAGAACCTCAAGGACAATCTGGTACGCTGGAGTTGGACATATTTGAATCGAGTCAACGATTACTTTGCGAGTGACCGGGCCGATGCCGTAATCCAACCGATTATCCATTATAACCACAGAGACCATACCTTCTCAATGAAAGGCGGCGAAGTGTTCGTGGGAGGCGTCGCTTATGCGGGCTATGCTGATCTGATCCGGGACATTCCCCACGATCAGGATCTGAATCGGATCGAACTGCTCATCCTGGAAAAACTGATCATGTCCTGTAACGGTTCCCCCGGTCTTCTGAAATTCAATATTTCGCCCCAGACGTTGATCGATACGTTCGATACGGACGAGAAAGTAACCCGTTTCCATGAATTGCTTTTGAAGCAGAACCTGAATCCCCAGAATATACGGATGGAGCTGATCGAAAAACCGTACGAAGAAGGGGAGGCCACCCTAAAGTCCGTGTGTAGACGGTTTTGGAATTTCGGGATCAGCTTTGCCGCAGACGATTTCGGAGTAAAGAGCCAAAGCCACCAAGTGGTGCTGGATTTGGGGGAAATGATCAAGGAATTCAAACTCGACCCGATCAGTTTCAAATTCAAGGCGGATCAGGATCTTACGAAGTTCCTAGATAACTTGGCGTTCATCGATTATTGCCGTCGATTATCTGACAACCGGGAGGCAATCATAACGGCGGAAGCCTTGGAGGACCTGGACTCCCTGAACTTCCTGATTACGCACCAAGTGTATTATTTCCAGGCGAATTTGTTCTGCCGAAAGATCCGGATCCAGGAATATAAGGATCGTTTTAAGGAAATGCAAAAGCTTCCCGAGGCGGCCGTTACGAAAATTTTAGGTTCCTCCGAGCTGACTCAAAGATTGAAGGAAACCGGCAATATATTCTCTCTAGCGAAAGAAGTTTCTTTGGCCTAA
- a CDS encoding C1 family peptidase produces MRRFKYIPYLISILLLATSGISGQQTRIQSLGMKQEPFELLSSLKEANPNRISHRGLASSVDLSDSMPPVGDQGQQSSCVAWSTAYATKSYLEYAGRKGASNWTLRNTDGSPNYSSIFSPAFIYNQINGGRDNGSLISDAMKLVVENGVATWDAMPYNPNDYMTKPNQSAIDVALKHKAKDFMRVRQSDPNEVKNQLNEGRPVVAGIIVYENFMNLKGQEIYKDGVGKTYGGHAIAIVGYDDSRNAFKFINSWSTQWGDQGYGYIDYKWFSKVCQSAFVLVDQAPQEQITEPTPTHNDTNQPINPEKTKPVPPKEIAASQGSFADKVQITWESVANAVGYEIYRKGPGDSSFAKIGLSQSNGFTDDGIQKDVAYSYKVVTLTDSDSSDPSDGEAIGYAKSQEQKAPTKVVGLKASQGQYSNKIDLTWEAIDDVTEYNIYKWNAIQKKYVSVGKSKTNSYADPGAAKNGVTEFYVVSGVSGGKVGDPSDAAAGTTARANSKPPKPLGLMATKGLYNSKVELRWQKVDGASRYLIYRYNTGGMFGGGSWAKLAEEPKESFIDEKLPSQYAYYAVAAVNRNGVAGPFSDYAYGYIDPNKHRGERLPSPTNLKGSLDQKTGRMSLKWESVKGASEYYVYRKKRGSSSWNFLASSGKTPTFTSDLPEKETFYLYSVTAKTDLGGESEYSAPVSGVLSSAKPAPANRAFGGDSTLEKFKGPWTAMSWDGSKGVNQVLLEIESQDNVNYVVKFNKQKIFEGKYVENSPIIDKEGKFRIEIEKTGDALSVTLKDNGILNQKSTLSFLKE; encoded by the coding sequence ATGCGAAGATTTAAATACATACCCTATCTAATCTCGATCCTGCTGCTCGCGACGAGCGGTATATCGGGACAACAGACGAGAATTCAGTCCTTAGGAATGAAACAGGAGCCGTTCGAGCTCCTATCTTCTCTAAAGGAAGCGAACCCGAACCGAATCTCGCATAGAGGCTTAGCGTCCAGCGTCGACCTTTCCGATTCGATGCCTCCCGTAGGGGACCAAGGGCAGCAAAGCTCCTGTGTCGCCTGGTCCACCGCTTACGCCACGAAATCCTATTTGGAATACGCGGGAAGAAAGGGGGCGTCCAACTGGACCCTCCGGAACACCGACGGATCCCCCAACTACTCATCTATTTTTTCACCGGCATTCATCTATAACCAGATCAACGGCGGCAGAGACAATGGTTCGTTGATTTCCGACGCGATGAAATTGGTGGTCGAAAACGGTGTCGCGACCTGGGACGCAATGCCGTATAATCCCAACGATTATATGACCAAACCCAACCAGTCGGCTATAGACGTCGCGCTCAAACACAAGGCCAAAGATTTCATGAGAGTGCGGCAGTCGGATCCGAACGAGGTCAAAAACCAATTGAACGAGGGTAGACCCGTAGTAGCTGGAATCATAGTTTACGAAAACTTTATGAATCTCAAAGGCCAAGAGATATACAAGGACGGAGTAGGAAAGACCTATGGAGGCCACGCGATAGCGATCGTAGGATACGACGATTCCAGAAACGCCTTCAAGTTCATCAACTCCTGGAGCACCCAGTGGGGAGACCAAGGATACGGTTATATAGATTACAAATGGTTCTCTAAAGTCTGCCAATCCGCCTTCGTGCTTGTGGACCAAGCGCCTCAAGAGCAGATCACCGAACCTACTCCGACCCATAACGATACCAATCAACCGATAAACCCCGAAAAGACCAAACCGGTTCCGCCCAAAGAGATCGCGGCTTCGCAAGGTTCGTTTGCCGATAAGGTCCAGATCACTTGGGAAAGTGTCGCGAACGCCGTGGGTTACGAGATCTATCGAAAAGGACCGGGAGATTCCTCCTTTGCAAAAATCGGTCTTTCCCAATCCAACGGCTTTACCGACGACGGAATTCAAAAAGACGTGGCTTATTCCTATAAGGTGGTTACGTTAACGGATTCGGATTCCTCCGATCCTTCGGATGGAGAGGCGATCGGTTATGCCAAATCGCAAGAGCAGAAGGCTCCCACGAAAGTCGTAGGACTCAAGGCAAGCCAAGGTCAATATTCCAACAAGATAGACCTGACCTGGGAAGCTATCGATGATGTGACGGAATACAATATCTACAAATGGAACGCAATTCAAAAGAAATACGTGTCCGTCGGAAAAAGTAAGACGAACTCTTATGCCGATCCCGGAGCGGCCAAAAACGGAGTCACGGAATTTTATGTGGTTTCCGGAGTGAGCGGAGGCAAGGTCGGAGATCCGTCGGATGCGGCTGCCGGAACCACTGCAAGGGCGAACTCCAAACCGCCGAAACCTCTGGGTTTGATGGCGACAAAGGGATTGTACAATAGCAAAGTGGAATTGAGATGGCAGAAAGTCGACGGCGCCTCCAGATACCTGATTTACCGCTATAATACCGGCGGGATGTTCGGAGGCGGTTCCTGGGCAAAACTCGCGGAAGAGCCAAAAGAAAGTTTCATCGATGAAAAACTCCCTTCTCAGTATGCGTACTATGCCGTTGCTGCGGTAAATCGAAACGGAGTCGCGGGTCCTTTTTCGGATTACGCTTACGGATACATAGACCCGAACAAACATAGAGGGGAAAGGCTTCCTTCTCCCACGAATCTCAAGGGGAGTCTGGACCAAAAAACCGGCAGAATGTCTCTGAAATGGGAATCGGTGAAAGGCGCTTCCGAATATTACGTTTACCGCAAAAAGCGGGGATCTTCCTCCTGGAACTTCCTGGCTTCCAGCGGCAAAACGCCGACGTTCACTTCCGATCTTCCCGAAAAGGAAACCTTCTATCTCTATTCCGTTACGGCAAAAACGGATTTGGGAGGAGAAAGCGAATACTCGGCTCCGGTATCCGGGGTCCTATCCAGCGCAAAACCTGCTCCGGCGAATAGGGCTTTCGGCGGAGATTCCACATTAGAGAAGTTTAAAGGGCCTTGGACCGCCATGTCTTGGGACGGATCCAAAGGCGTGAATCAGGTGCTTTTGGAGATCGAAAGCCAAGATAACGTGAATTACGTGGTCAAATTCAATAAGCAGAAGATCTTCGAAGGAAAGTACGTGGAGAATAGCCCAATCATCGACAAGGAAGGTAAATTCAGGATCGAGATAGAAAAAACGGGCGACGCTCTTTCCGTAACCCTAAAGGACAACGGAATCCTGAACCAGAAATCCACCTTGAGTTTCCTGAAGGAATAA
- a CDS encoding LIC_20196 family exoprotein: protein MRLTVFLATAFVFLIVPVYALTPPPGLESQVNHSDFIILARLSNVKESKISAQSVSVTANVEVLKPIKGGPELPSKFDLAFMIFPEYFGKWLKASPQEGDYILFLIKKKVKDSKGKETEVVALYEPHPYAFREYSKELEEKIRSEIKSQP from the coding sequence ATCCGTCTGACCGTTTTCCTGGCAACCGCCTTCGTTTTTCTGATAGTCCCCGTATATGCGCTGACCCCTCCGCCCGGCTTGGAGTCCCAGGTCAACCATTCGGATTTTATCATCTTAGCGAGATTGTCCAACGTAAAAGAAAGTAAAATCTCCGCTCAATCGGTCTCGGTGACCGCCAATGTGGAAGTCCTGAAACCGATCAAAGGCGGACCGGAATTGCCTTCCAAATTCGATCTGGCCTTTATGATTTTCCCGGAATATTTCGGAAAATGGCTAAAAGCCTCCCCTCAGGAAGGAGATTATATTCTTTTTTTAATTAAGAAAAAGGTAAAGGATAGCAAGGGAAAAGAGACGGAAGTGGTTGCACTTTACGAGCCTCACCCTTACGCCTTTCGCGAATATTCCAAGGAATTGGAAGAAAAAATACGATCCGAGATCAAAAGCCAACCGTAA
- a CDS encoding energy transducer TonB, protein MNAKLLTLRDSFLDWYENTNLWDRCLYGSILVHFLFFGTYYVVTHWKPGEIDSDRLEFQDVEVDIQDIPPELIGGENSPAPVEKQEWVEGSDKDGKDPEDSEVDPNKLNGDGTDKDGFLYAYMGDKPPTPIIDFDLRDYFPEKAKSQGISYADTILEVRVDEQGNLIDAKVLKAGIKGYGFEEAAIRVVKAARWSPGYVKGRPIKMNHRIPVNFKLDD, encoded by the coding sequence ATGAACGCAAAATTACTCACTCTCCGAGACTCGTTCCTCGATTGGTACGAAAACACGAACCTTTGGGACCGCTGTTTGTACGGTTCGATTTTAGTGCATTTTCTGTTTTTCGGAACTTACTACGTGGTTACTCATTGGAAACCCGGAGAAATCGATTCGGATCGATTGGAATTTCAGGACGTGGAAGTGGACATCCAGGACATTCCCCCGGAATTGATCGGAGGAGAAAATTCTCCCGCTCCGGTGGAAAAACAGGAATGGGTGGAAGGTTCCGATAAAGACGGGAAGGATCCGGAAGACAGCGAAGTAGATCCGAACAAACTCAACGGAGACGGAACGGACAAAGACGGTTTTTTGTACGCTTACATGGGGGACAAACCTCCTACACCTATCATTGACTTCGACTTACGGGATTATTTTCCCGAAAAAGCGAAATCCCAAGGAATCTCCTACGCGGATACGATTCTGGAAGTCCGAGTGGATGAACAGGGAAATCTGATCGACGCAAAAGTTCTGAAAGCGGGAATCAAAGGATACGGCTTCGAAGAGGCGGCAATCCGGGTCGTAAAAGCCGCGCGCTGGAGTCCCGGTTACGTGAAAGGTAGACCCATCAAAATGAACCACCGTATTCCCGTGAATTTCAAATTGGACGATTGA
- a CDS encoding ExbD/TolR family protein → MAGQTSSGDGEEIGNINITPMVDVILVLLVIFMVTANFLKKESININLPKVQAADPNVAQSVQVALTKDGKIVLEGSETTAEKLGFQLARDVKIRPNMRLTLSADSSISYGKIAETMGVIRKAGVTRIALSVKR, encoded by the coding sequence ATGGCGGGGCAAACCTCTTCCGGAGATGGGGAAGAAATCGGAAATATCAATATCACTCCCATGGTGGACGTGATTTTGGTATTGCTCGTGATCTTTATGGTCACTGCGAATTTCTTGAAAAAAGAATCCATCAACATTAATCTTCCGAAGGTTCAAGCTGCGGATCCAAACGTAGCTCAATCCGTGCAAGTCGCACTTACCAAAGACGGAAAAATCGTTCTGGAAGGATCGGAGACGACTGCGGAAAAGTTAGGATTCCAATTAGCCAGGGACGTAAAGATCCGTCCGAATATGAGATTAACCCTCTCAGCGGATTCCTCCATTTCCTACGGCAAGATCGCCGAGACAATGGGAGTCATCCGAAAAGCCGGAGTCACCAGGATCGCTCTTTCCGTAAAAAGGTAA
- a CDS encoding MotA/TolQ/ExbB proton channel family protein: MNFEILVEIGESAIFIIMIIASIVAVAVTVERAIIFFKNTKDSKALLPEIVRTVRNGDVSQTAKFTESHPENVYARFSNFAAEHSKNGKESLAELMEGQAIGERVSFETRLSILNTLGNNAPFIGLLGTVFGVINAFYRLGTLGNTGAEVVMRSISTALLATAAGLAVAIPVVMANNYFTRKLKIIQSNLDILAKEFLANLSRK; this comes from the coding sequence ATGAACTTTGAAATACTCGTAGAAATCGGAGAATCGGCGATATTCATTATTATGATTATTGCAAGCATCGTCGCCGTCGCGGTGACGGTCGAGCGTGCCATTATCTTCTTCAAAAATACGAAGGATTCCAAAGCTCTTTTACCGGAAATCGTTCGTACGGTCCGCAACGGAGACGTATCCCAAACCGCGAAATTTACGGAAAGCCATCCGGAAAACGTATACGCTCGCTTCTCGAATTTCGCCGCAGAACATTCCAAGAACGGAAAAGAAAGCTTGGCGGAACTCATGGAAGGACAAGCCATCGGAGAAAGAGTCTCCTTCGAAACTAGACTTTCCATCCTGAACACCTTAGGGAATAACGCGCCTTTTATCGGTCTCTTGGGAACCGTATTCGGGGTCATCAACGCATTTTATCGCCTCGGCACTTTGGGAAATACCGGCGCGGAAGTGGTGATGAGAAGTATCTCCACGGCATTGCTCGCGACCGCAGCCGGATTGGCGGTCGCCATACCGGTAGTGATGGCCAACAACTATTTCACTCGTAAGTTAAAGATCATTCAGTCCAACTTGGACATCCTAGCGAAGGAATTTTTGGCGAACCTTTCCCGAAAGTAA